AACCCAACAAAAGAAAACGGTGACTCTTCAACTCGTGGAACGCTGGGTGCCCTCAAAATCATTAATACTCAGTCTTACATAATTTGACAATCATAAATGAGCTACCAAGTGAAGAACCATTCGCATTAGACTTTTGGTTCTTCCCAAAAGGACCATTATTTTGCAAAGACCTAAAAAACCAGCAAACTCTGTGGAAGGAAGGGGAGAAAGAATGGTTAGAATATGGAATAACAATAATCATGATAAAGTTTTCACAAGCCTCGAGTTCTAGGTTCTAATGGTACACATGGTTGACGCCCAAAGTATCAATGAGGATTGATTCGACCTAACAGCTCCTTTGCCCAGATTTGATTTAAGACCTTATAGGCCCAAAACGTTGCAGCACTGCAGCACTATGTAGAAACAATTGTTTAAGATTTGATTTCCTTTGAcctaaaccaacaaaaaaaatatgaggataGAACTGCACTTTCCTTGTGAAAGAATATAATTAGCGAGGCATGCCTCCCTGGGAGCAAAAGTCATAGTACTTCCTTGATATTTGAACAACAGCAACATCAATCTCCGTTAAATGGTGAAGCTTCCAAATGTGTGCTGGGAGAGTAGGCAGCAAGGCCTTTGCAGAGAGGTAGCACCTAAAGCTTTTCCTAGCCAAAGTACATGTTCTTCCAGGACCAGTTTCATGCATAATACATGTAAAGGCTGTTTGAAGCAGCACAGGCGAGTGAGTTCTCGGTTGGATGCCATGCTAGATGCAACAACTTGGTTGTGAAATCAAACGCATTTCCATTTGTATCAGCTCCAGAGTTGTCAGCTCCTTTGCAAGTCATGAAGGAAAAAGGATGTTAAACTcgagaaaaaaatacatctcTAGAGTTAGCTCAGATGATGGACAATTAAGTGAGACCACAAGGAATTATTAAGGGAACTTAGCAAAAAGGAGCGGTAAACTTCCTCCAGCATATACAGACCTCGCCTAAAACCACGGGAAAGGGTGCCCAGAGATCTAGAAGGCCTTGATGGGGTTTGAACCTGTCTCCTGTTCAgttcataatataaattaaccACATGAAACAAGAATTTGGCCAGCAAGAGTCGTATGAAAACCAACAGTCATGTTCAATTTCAGGTTCACATAACAGAGGAAGTGATCATCAAGAGTGTTTCGACACAATTTTGCATATTTGGAGTGTGCAAAAGAATGCTTCTTATATTATCATTTACATGAAATCTCCTTAATTCACACTCAAATGTACCTCATTGGATTCTTGCTGGCTTCCAATGTTGTTGCTTCAGTGCTTCCATCAGTACAACCAAACACTCGAAATAGGTTGCTGAAATGACAAAGAAAGAGTATCATGTGATGTGTAACGCATCCTTTAACCAGGACAATGGTAAGGGCTAATGGATCATTCAAGTATATGAAGCACACCTGTAGGAACCAGTTGCCACTCGAAGTCCATCTCCACTCAGACAACACTCGAATTTGTCAAAGATGGAATCGTTTTCATACAGATCACAAAGCTGatcaatagcaaaaaacaaaaccacaTCACATTGGATTAGAACACAGCATGATCTCTACTAAATGCCATCTAAAATTGCAAAGAGGATTCTCAAGAAGAATATATCACCTTAGGTCTAAGGTATTCATGAACCTGGAAGGTGGAAACTGGTCCAGAGTCCATATTTATGTCCCACAACTGACAACCAAGAAATCCAGACTTCGTGAAAACAGGCGCCACAGTGGAACAGAACAAAAGCAGAAGGAAAGTACAAgattatcaatttttaatattctGTCAATACTTTTTCACTCTTAGATCCGGTTGGTTGGGAGGCTTATGGGTGGGTAGTAATCCCAAAATGAGGGTGCCCAAGCCCCCCTCATGCACACAgaactattatattttttcccctcttccttttcaaataagttaataaaactcaaataattttttgatcatCACTCTTACAACTAACAgtattttaatcctttttttctctttctgctAACAACCAAACAACCAACCTTTACGTTTTAAATGATtactaataaaaattacaaatctgACAATTCACCTCCATCTTTTAACCTCATGACAAATGCACCATtcgcattaaaaataaaaacacacgATTAGGTTTTGTAGTGTGCAGCTTAGATTAAGTGATCAACTTCCACAAGCCACATAGTTTAGAAAATCATCCAGCACAAGGTAATATATACTATGAAACAACAGCAAAGTCCGTATTGAAATAGCGTGCttaaattgagaaataaataccaaacatatatataaaaaaaaaaatcaaccttgaGAGTCATGTAATCTCGACTAAGAATATATCTCCCATCCTTGGCAAATTTAATATCTGAGATTGAGGCAATTATCTCTGTGAAGAAGGATCTTGAACCAGGCACTTCTTGTTCCTCAAACCTGGGCCAGTAGAGAGCATAATGTATATATTCATGAGAAATGTAACTCCGTACAagatacacaaaaaaaatcccatGCTACGTTCATAGCTTCAAGCTGTTATATAATACATGAAAACTCAACAAAAGGGAAAACCATGTTGACAAAAAGAAAACCTTAAGTACTTACAATTTGCTATGAGAATCACATAGAGCTGACTGTCGCATGTCAACTAAACGAATTGAGCCCCTTGAACTACTATATGCCAACATATTACAATGAGTAGGATGAAATTCTGCTGAAGTTATCACCTCTGCATGCATGAATTCAAATGTGTGAATATACAAAGACAATTCCATATAGCAAACAGAACACTCAAGTGATTTTCAATATTGAAATCTACTAGATAAATACATgcttcaatcataaaaaaattatatgaataagAAGCACAGCAAGAGCAGAAAAGTTGGTCTCACGCCAAACAACCCATGCTTGCAGGAAAAGTGATAAGAGAACTAAACAACAGCACATACACAACAGGAAAGATCATATATCAATCTCAATAAGACTCTAAACAGAATCTTTCTAGAATCTATCCAAAAAAAGAGTACCCCTTAGACaacatttaaaaccaaaaaacatcataaaatactTGGatgtttaatttcatgcaaaatACAGGGGTTCTCACCAGTCAGATCCTCCATGTTTGCAGGCTTTACATCAACAATATTGAAACTCTGATTGCTTATTTCCAAATTCCAAAGATTTATTCGCAGATCATCAGCAGATATAAAAGTTTCACCATCactgcaaaagaaaaaacaaaggaatagCCGATAATGCATAATGTCATGACTATTGTAAACAAGCATGCTTTCAGATTTGACAACGTTctggaaaatttcaaaacatgcATTATGGACAACAATATAAAActatccaaaaaaatcaaaatatagcAGACTTGTTTCTTCATAGAAATACCATAAGATTACATTGCTCTTCGAAGTCAAATGTCATTACAAGATCAAATACTCAATTAAAAGGAAATGATAGCATAATCAAAATGGATATTAAGTGAAAAGgcacaaaaaacatatatattaaacttATTAAGGGATGTTAAAGACAAGGTATGTAGAAAATGGAGTTACACATTCATGAAATAAGGGGGTGCACCTGTTGTTAGAAATGGAGTTAATGTGATAGTCATGGGCATGAGCATATATTCTCCGACACCTAGGCACAAGGCTCGTTTCAATACTGGTCAACtggataacaaaaatataataggTGTTGGAACCAGAGATCACTAaagtagaaaatattataataagcATTTCCAGATGTCAAAATCATGATTTCCATGGACAGACAGTATATTAGAGCGAATACAACTACCACAGGTAAATGTAGAGACGAGGCACCCCCAGGTGGGAAAGAAAAGTCATTGCTCAAACCCAAGGGTTTATCCAAACATCCTCCGTTGGCAGTATATGGTTTGGAGCTTGTTGATATGCTTGGACATACAAGAGGACCATTTCCAGCAGCTTTTGCAGGGTCAACATTCATGTCACATATTTTCTTGACCTTCTTTTCTTGAACCTGTCCACCACAAGAGCAAGCCATTAGATAAACACCactgataaaaaaattctatttttcttcAGCTTTCTACAACTCGTCAAGTTGTTCTATTAGTTAATAAAGATGCAAAACATTAAACAATACAACATAGACTGATCCTTATGAGATTATACTAAACGCATTTCTATTGGTTAGAAACTTGAAATGAAACCACCGAGAAAGCTAGAGGAATACAAATCACCTACTACACTGTAGCtagaaattgataataaaaaaaatcaaaaatataaaaaatgttccACCCTACCTTCCAAAATTTGATGGTTTTGTCATTGGTCGACAGAAGAAACAATGCACCATTGGCTGACTGGCACCATTTAATCTTGTTGATCTTCTCCTCAATTTCCAAGCTCTTTAGATAATCAAACTAAGATATATGGACAAAAATGAATACTTATCAAATCCTGAATCCGGaaagattaaaacaaatataccaGTATACCTGAACAGATGTGAATCTCAGTGATTAACAGGGGAAAAAACACCTGAAATGGGAAAAATCTAATACCTCCGGTTCGTGGCTCTGAAACTCTGTTTTGTAACGGAACTCAGGGTGCCTGTTAATTGGAAAATCCATCCTCTCTAGATCTCTCCGATTTCCACCATGCTAAACAATGTAAGTTCATGTCATAGAGCTATATCACCAAGACAGGAAGGGGAAAAAATGCTTTAAAGATATGCCTATATTTGCTTACATCTATTGTGTCAGTTCTTTCAAATAAAACCACTCGACCTCCACGATCACCAGTAGCGAGATGATCGCCAGTTCTATCAAATTCAATGGCAGATATGATATCGACTGCAAAAGCCCATaactaaaagaaataagaaggtGAGGAAGAGAAGCAACAATTCCAAGGAAAATCTAGGTAAAAGAGATTTATGGATAAAAATGTCTTCCAGATTGACTTTTACTTGGTTTCCATGTTTCATCCCGCTGGGGAAGGATATTGGGTTGTGGGGAATAATTCTTATTTCTTGATTACCAGCCACAAGAAACCCCAATAAGCATTGCGTTCATAGAGAAGCTTAGAATCCTCTTGTCTGAATACCACCTACCCGACAAAACAGTGGACCAGTAATCTGACTGTTCAGTACAGCAAGTCTTGGCTTGACACATTAAAAGCCCACAACATTCAGTCATTCTGCTATGACTGTTTCATTTTTCTACCTTTTCTACACCAACTAGTGGGGCACAGACTCAGCTCCAAACGTACCAAATTTACAGTAAAGCAGGTGTGCATTGACAACTTACAATGTTATCATTTGATATAAACCTTCTGTTTCATTTATCAACAATAATATTTGCGCCCAAAATCCCTCGTCTCCCTACCAGTGCCTTTTCCATCGTGTTATCACAATACTGGCTATCATTGGAAGTGTTTTCCATGTATTCATGAGATATGTGACAGTCCACAAATTTTGAGCCTGATAACCAGGCTACACATCAAACCAACTAATACTTAAAAGATgactttttctcaaaaaaaatacaaaaaaacaatattttttttctcacaaacaTTGCAAAAGATAACTTAAATCGCCAAATTTCCTGGCTTGCAAGAACCCATGCAGAGACTGCATACATGAAACTAAGTTTATTAGATTGATGCATGATTCAACAAGCCCTTTGTTACTCTGTAGCAGGTTTGCACGACATAACACACAATCCATGAGCCTTGTTACCATCAATAAACGGTTCAGCTAACCATCCAGACTATCATCCACAACATCAAAACAGGTAACCACCGTCGCATGACACCAGTAACACACCCATGCAACAATATTCTAATTTTAGCTGTAAATCCCTTCCTAACGACTAATCATTATTCGCATAATAACTCCGAAACTTCAGTTACACTGCATTGCTTCAGAGCCACACTTCTACTGCTACAAAGACACCAACTTTAATACCATTCAATAGCACGAACACGTTTCAATCATCAA
The Populus nigra chromosome 3, ddPopNigr1.1, whole genome shotgun sequence genome window above contains:
- the LOC133688367 gene encoding serine/threonine protein phosphatase 2A 55 kDa regulatory subunit B beta isoform-like isoform X2, translated to MNGGGSEEAAEAVTAAAAPVGAPLQLEWKFAQVFGERTAGEEVQEVDIISAIEFDRTGDHLATGDRGGRVVLFERTDTIDHGGNRRDLERMDFPINRHPEFRYKTEFQSHEPEFDYLKSLEIEEKINKIKWCQSANGALFLLSTNDKTIKFWKVQEKKVKKICDMNVDPAKAAGNGPLVCPSISTSSKPYTANGGCLDKPLGLSNDFSFPPGGASSLHLPVLTSIETSLVPRCRRIYAHAHDYHINSISNNSDGETFISADDLRINLWNLEISNQSFNIVDVKPANMEDLTEVITSAEFHPTHCNMLAYSSSRGSIRLVDMRQSALCDSHSKLFEEQEVPGSRSFFTEIIASISDIKFAKDGRYILSRDYMTLKLWDINMDSGPVSTFQVHEYLRPKLCDLYENDSIFDKFECCLSGDGLRVATGSYSNLFRVFGCTDGSTEATTLEASKNPMRRQVQTPSRPSRSLGTLSRGFRRGADNSGADTNGNAFDFTTKLLHLAWHPTENSLACAASNSLYMYYA
- the LOC133688367 gene encoding serine/threonine protein phosphatase 2A 55 kDa regulatory subunit B beta isoform-like isoform X1, translating into MNGGGSEEAAEAVTAAAAPVGAPLQLEWKFAQVFGERTAGEEVQEVDIISAIEFDRTGDHLATGDRGGRVVLFERTDTIDHGGNRRDLERMDFPINRHPEFRYKTEFQSHEPEFDYLKSLEIEEKINKIKWCQSANGALFLLSTNDKTIKFWKVQEKKVKKICDMNVDPAKAAGNGPLVCPSISTSSKPYTANGGCLDKPLGLSNDFSFPPGGASSLHLPVVLTSIETSLVPRCRRIYAHAHDYHINSISNNSDGETFISADDLRINLWNLEISNQSFNIVDVKPANMEDLTEVITSAEFHPTHCNMLAYSSSRGSIRLVDMRQSALCDSHSKLFEEQEVPGSRSFFTEIIASISDIKFAKDGRYILSRDYMTLKLWDINMDSGPVSTFQVHEYLRPKLCDLYENDSIFDKFECCLSGDGLRVATGSYSNLFRVFGCTDGSTEATTLEASKNPMRRQVQTPSRPSRSLGTLSRGFRRGADNSGADTNGNAFDFTTKLLHLAWHPTENSLACAASNSLYMYYA